A segment of the Desulfofundulus kuznetsovii DSM 6115 genome:
GCTGTTTTAAAACCCTCCCGGGCAAAACGGGATTTTAACTCCCGCTCCTGTTCCCTGTCCTCGCTCAAAGCCATGGTCAGGGCTACCCGGGCTACCTGCCTGCTTCCCTGCGAGACCATCCCGCCCACCTCCATTCGGGCCATGAAACCGGGATCGCTGGTACAAACATTATAGGACAACCAGGGCAAAAAAACAACGGGGCGCAAACCTGAGTTATCCCCACTTTCCAACTACCCTGTTTTGGCTCCCGCTCGCTCCGGTGACCCAGCACTCACCGGATCCATATACCTGCCCGGAGATTGAAAGCCTATATTAGGCAGCAATCATTCTATCAAAGAACTCCGGTTACAGTGAGTGCTGGGGGGCCAAACTATTGCTCGGCTCAAGTCGCTTGCTAACGAGCCAAAACAGGGGCTTTAAAAAAACAGGGGATACTTCAGGGCGCAAACCTGCAGCATCTCCACTTTCAGTTGACGCCGGGTTCCGGCTTGCTCCCCTCCCCCGCACCGGGCGGGGCTCCCGCGGCTTCCCCCGGTGGCCCGGCGGGCACTTTGCTTTAATTGGAGATCCCAAAACCTTAAAGCGGTTTTCGTTTTTTCCGGAAAGAATCACTTCACGTTGTACTTGCGTTCCAAATGCTGGCGGTAGTTTTTAAACTCTTCGAAAATGCGGAACATCAGCCTTTCTATTTCATACTTGTTTAATGATAAGGAACCGGGGGCAATAATTTCAATTTTGCGAAATTCATCCCGGGCGACAAAACGAACCAGATCTTCAAGGGTATCGGCGGTTAACTGTAAAACCACCGGGGCATAGGCAACCTCCTGGTTGTTTACGTCATCGTAAACGGTATAAACATCCAGACTTAAATCCACGTCCTCAATATGTATGCCCTGTATGGGTACGTTTCGCAGTAAGGCCAGCTGCTGCTCCCGGGCTTCCTCTGCAGCCTTATCGGTTGATTTGCCGCCAAAAAAAAGACGGCCGGGTCGCCCTACTCCTTTAAAATCCAACCTCACTTTAGCTTTGATCCCGGTGGTGAGGTCTTCCAAAACTCCACCCCCCAGCAAAAAAATACGCATTTCCTGTTATTTCGCTGGGGGCCCGGGAAATTCCTGCCGGATGGTAAAAGCAGCAAGAAATACTGTCGTTTGAGCAGTTTTAAGGAAAATGGGAGCGCGGGGCGCCGGCCAGTCCTGATACCGGCACAATGGCCACTGGCAAACTATTGCCAGAGTCTGGAAGACTGCGATATAATTTAATCATAAACGCTTTATTCGACGCGATGCAGGAGGTCTTATGGGAGGAAAGAAGCGAAAGATGGAAAGGGAAAAACGACTGATGACGGCCGCAGAGAAAAATAAGGTTGAGAAAATCCTGAAGCGGGAATTGTCCCGTCGCAAGGAAATTATTTTTGCCTACCTGCACGGCTCTTTTCTTTTGCCGGTGCCTTGTGGAGATATAGACATCGCAATTTATCTGGAAGACAGCGCACTATCGCAGAAACACTGGGAATATGAGGCAAAGCTGGCCATGTCCCTTGACCACCTGGTGGGCATGCCGGTGGATGTATTAACGCTCAATTATGCCCCTGTAGCCCTGCGCTATCATGCAACTCGCGGGAAAGTGCTTTTCAGCAGAAACGAGCCAATCCGGTTCACCTTTCTGGAAGATACCTGGCGTGAATACTTTGACTGCCTGCCTATGTTCCGGGCTTATATGAACGACCTGTAGGATTATGGAATGGTGTACATTATGTCCCGAGTCCTGCTGCCTGCCGTAAGTGCCGGATCTCCTCCCGGGTTAAAAAGCGATACCGGCCGGGCTTGAGTCCTTTCAGGGTCAGGGGACCTATTTTAATTCGTTTTAATCGAATTACGGGATGACCGATATGGGCGCACATCCTTCGCACCTGGCGCTTGCGTCCCTCGTGGATGGTAATTTCCAGAAGGGCATTGCCGTTTTTCTTCCCCACCAGGCGTACTTTAGCCGGCGCTGTAGGGCCGTCTTCCAGTACAAGGCCGCCGGCCATGCGGGCAAGCTTGTCATTGCCGGGGAGGCCCTTTACCAGCACCAGATAGGTCTTGGGTACCCGGTGCCGGGGATGGGTAAGGGCAAAGGCCAGCTCCCCGTCATTGGTCAGCAAAAGCAATCCCTCACTGTCGTAATCAAGCCGTCCTACAGGATATACCCGTGACTTTATCCCCCGCAGCAGGTCCATTACCTTGGGCCTGCCCTGGGGGTCCTTAACCGTGGTCACATAGCCCCGGGGCTTGTTCAGTAAAATGTACACTTTCTCCTGCGGTTGGCAGGGCAATACACGGCCGGCCACTTCGATGGTGTCCCTTCCGGGGTCCACCCGGGTTCCCAGCCGGGTCACCACCTGCCCGTTTACTTTAACCATGCCGGCAGCAATCAGTTCCTCGCAGTGCCTTCGCGAGGCCATCCCGGCCCGGGCCATCACTTTCTGCAGGCGCTCCATGGGCATCACCCCAGGAGCATTTTACCACAAAACAGGGCGAAAGATTCAGGGGCTTTTGCCTCACCTGAACAGCTGGTTGACAATAAACACCGAAGCCACCAGGCTGGTGAGATCCGCAGCCAGTCCGGAGATAATGGCGTAGCGGTAGCGGGTTATCCCCACGGAGCCGAAATAGAGGGTCAGGACATAAAAGGTGGTATCGGTGCTTCCCTGCATGGTGGAAACCAGGCGGCCGATAAAGCTGTCCGGCCCGTGGGTGGCAATGAGGTCGGTGGCAATGCCCAGGGCCGCCCCGCCGGAAAGGGGGCGCATCACCGCATGGGGCAGCACCTCGGGGGGGAAACCCAGGGGGTCAAGGATGGGGGAAAGGACGTGCACCAGGACTTCCATGGCCCCGGAAGCCCTGAAAATACTGATGGCTACGAGCATGGCTACGAGATAGGGTATGGTTTTGATGGCCGTGGTAAAGCCTTCCGCCGCCCCTTCCACAAAGGTTTCAAAAACGGAAACACCCCTTAACATAGCAATCAGGGGCACCAGGAGCAGGGTAAGGGGAATGGCCCAGCGGGAAATTTCGTTAATCAGCTCATACACGGCAGATCACCCCTGGCGACCGTAGAAAATGCGCAGCATCCGGTCCACAATTACGGCCACGGTCATCCCGCAGGCTGTGGCAAAGATGGTTGTCCCCACGATAGCCGTGGGATCGGTAGAGCCGTACATCACCCGGATACCGATGATGGTGGTGGGAATGAGGGTAATGCACGAGGTATTGAGAGCCAGGAAGGTGCACATGGCACTGGTGGCCGTTCTGGGATCGCCCCGGTTTAATTTTTGCAGCTCCTGCATGGCTATGAGACCCATGGGGGTGGCGGCATTACCAAGCCCCAGAATGTTGGCGCTCAGGTTCATGATGATGGCACCCATGGCCGGATGGTTGGGCGGAACACCGGGAAAAAGAAACCGGGTCACGGGCCTGACCAGGCGGGCCAGGGCGCGCACCAATCCGGCGGCCTCGGCCAGCTTCATAATGCCCAGCCAGAAGGTGATGATGGCAATAAGATTTAAAGAGGTTTTGACCGCTTTATCCGCCCCTTCCAGGGCCGCCCTGGTTACCACCTCTACCTGTCCGTTGGCTCCGGCCACCAGAATGCCAAAGACAATCATCCCCAGCCAGACATAGTTGACCATTCCTGCCACCCCCGAAAAAACCACTGCTCTTTATTTTTCAGTTTTATGAGGGGAAGCTGGGGAATAGAACCGTCCAGGTTAATGTTTCCTCCAGTGGAAATATGTCTACCGCAAGAGCTTTTCCCTGTAAATATCGAGTAAACCCAGCCGGGCCACCCGTTCGCGGATGACCTGGACGTCAGTGGTGTATAATTCCCGCTCCTGCATGCGCTGGAAATAAACCGAACCGGAGAAAGTATATTTTTTCTTCAGCCCCTCGGGGGTTTTCATTTCCCGGTGCATGAAGGCGATGATATCTCCTGTTGCCAGGTCACCGGGCAGGACAAGGGGTTTTTTGCCGGCAAGATAGCGGGCCGCATTATTTCCGGCCAGAAATCCGGTGGCAATAGCTTCGGTATGCCCAATCAACAACCCGGTTTTTTCGCCCGCACAGAAAAGATTTTCCACACCTTCCACCTGCAGGGCATCATTACAGGGGGCAATGGCCATAAACCGGATGGAGTTTCCTTTGCTGCCGGAATAGGGATCTGCATAACGGGCGTGCTCGAAACCCTCCAGATTACGTAATACTTCCAGGGGGAAATAGGGTGTCATCAGCTTGGCATGACCTGTGTCCAGCAAAACCAGGTTCCGGGCAAATTCTACCAGGTTATACTGCTGGCAGGCTTTTTTGGCCAGCAACTCGTGTTTCTGAAGATGTTCGGGCAGGGGGAGCACCACCTTGCCTTCCCTCTCCAGCTTTTCCACCAGCCAGTGAGCCAGGGACTTTTTGTCCAGTTTACAGGAGCCGCTCATGGCCTCAAAATGGGGGAACCCGTCGCCGGCCCTGATTTCTTCAATGCCTGCTTTGGCTGTCAGGCTTACCCGGGGGCCGAAGGCGGGGCAGCGTAATATGCACATGGCGCACCCGGAACCGTACCGGGAACAATTCTTGATTGGACCGGCAGTGCCGGTGGTATCAATGAACACATCTCCGGTAAAGCTGTTCCCCTGGGCCGTATAGACCTCGGTAATAATGTTACCCCTTTTAAAAACTCCTACCACTCTTTTCTGTAACTTAACGTCAACGCCCATATCTAAAAGAGCCCGGCGTATTACCGGTTCGATTCTGGTCACATCGTAAAGAGTTGCGTGGCGGTGGCCGGGAAAATCCAGCCAGCGGTGTCTGACCACACTCTCTATATGCCGCAGGAAGTCGCCGGCCCCCATGGCCCATACTTCTTCCAGAGCCGTAAAACGTCCGTTATTGCGCATTATTCCGCCTACCAGGCCGGTGCCCAGGAGCATATCGGTCTTCTCCAGCAGCATGACCCGCGCGCCGGCCTGGGCCGCGGCAAAAGCTGCCGCACATCCCGCCCAACCGCCGCCGACGACGATAACCATTTCCCGCCCCTCCTTTGTGTTCATTTTTGCCAGTATATTCCGAAGGCAAGAAAAAGGTCATTGATCAAGGCAATCGATGTAAAACATAAAAAAAGCC
Coding sequences within it:
- a CDS encoding nucleotidyltransferase domain-containing protein gives rise to the protein MGGKKRKMEREKRLMTAAEKNKVEKILKRELSRRKEIIFAYLHGSFLLPVPCGDIDIAIYLEDSALSQKHWEYEAKLAMSLDHLVGMPVDVLTLNYAPVALRYHATRGKVLFSRNEPIRFTFLEDTWREYFDCLPMFRAYMNDL
- a CDS encoding pseudouridine synthase, coding for MPMERLQKVMARAGMASRRHCEELIAAGMVKVNGQVVTRLGTRVDPGRDTIEVAGRVLPCQPQEKVYILLNKPRGYVTTVKDPQGRPKVMDLLRGIKSRVYPVGRLDYDSEGLLLLTNDGELAFALTHPRHRVPKTYLVLVKGLPGNDKLARMAGGLVLEDGPTAPAKVRLVGKKNGNALLEITIHEGRKRQVRRMCAHIGHPVIRLKRIKIGPLTLKGLKPGRYRFLTREEIRHLRQAAGLGT
- a CDS encoding spore maturation protein — encoded protein: MYELINEISRWAIPLTLLLVPLIAMLRGVSVFETFVEGAAEGFTTAIKTIPYLVAMLVAISIFRASGAMEVLVHVLSPILDPLGFPPEVLPHAVMRPLSGGAALGIATDLIATHGPDSFIGRLVSTMQGSTDTTFYVLTLYFGSVGITRYRYAIISGLAADLTSLVASVFIVNQLFR
- a CDS encoding nucleoside recognition domain-containing protein; translation: MVNYVWLGMIVFGILVAGANGQVEVVTRAALEGADKAVKTSLNLIAIITFWLGIMKLAEAAGLVRALARLVRPVTRFLFPGVPPNHPAMGAIIMNLSANILGLGNAATPMGLIAMQELQKLNRGDPRTATSAMCTFLALNTSCITLIPTTIIGIRVMYGSTDPTAIVGTTIFATACGMTVAVIVDRMLRIFYGRQG
- a CDS encoding FAD-dependent oxidoreductase, which translates into the protein MNTKEGREMVIVVGGGWAGCAAAFAAAQAGARVMLLEKTDMLLGTGLVGGIMRNNGRFTALEEVWAMGAGDFLRHIESVVRHRWLDFPGHRHATLYDVTRIEPVIRRALLDMGVDVKLQKRVVGVFKRGNIITEVYTAQGNSFTGDVFIDTTGTAGPIKNCSRYGSGCAMCILRCPAFGPRVSLTAKAGIEEIRAGDGFPHFEAMSGSCKLDKKSLAHWLVEKLEREGKVVLPLPEHLQKHELLAKKACQQYNLVEFARNLVLLDTGHAKLMTPYFPLEVLRNLEGFEHARYADPYSGSKGNSIRFMAIAPCNDALQVEGVENLFCAGEKTGLLIGHTEAIATGFLAGNNAARYLAGKKPLVLPGDLATGDIIAFMHREMKTPEGLKKKYTFSGSVYFQRMQERELYTTDVQVIRERVARLGLLDIYREKLLR